The DNA region CCCATGGGCTTGGAATCGAAGTACAAGTGGGTTTTTAGAACAGAATGCACTCTTTATATGAGGTGTCTGCTAAGACCTATATTTTGTAAaggtgtatgatgtattctgtgtgtgtgtgtgtgtgtgtgtgtgtatgatgtattctgtgtgtgtgtgtgtgtgtgtgtgtgtatgatgtattctgtgtgtgtgtgtgtgtgtgtgtgtatgatgtattctgtgtgtgtgtgtgtgtgtgtgtgtgtgtatgatgtattctgtgtgtgtgtgtgtgtgtgtgtgtgtatgatgtattctgtgtgtgtgtgtgtgtgtatgatgtattctgtgtgtgtgtgtgtgttaggcacCTGTTGGAGCTGTTAAGGAGGACAGCGGTTCACGGTGAGAGTAACTCTTTGCATATCATCGGTCCATGTGGATCTGTTAAAACCATGGTACGAAGATGTCTGTGTACTACTTCTGTTAGGTTAggatacacacatgtactttacactaagctgttgtgtgtgtgtgtgtgtgtgtgtgtgtgtgtgtgtgtagctgctacGTTGTGCTCTGAGAGAGCTGCTGGACTTGCAGGAGGTGAAGATGAATGTCCTGCAGGTTCACCTGagcagtgagtgttgtgtaaaagAGCGTGTGTTTAAAAGAGGCTGCTGGTTTAAGTCACGGCTCCGTTCATGGCCGCGTGTCTCGTGCAGGTCTGCTGCAGATGGACGACCGGATCGCTCTGAGAGAGATCACACGCCAGCTTCAACTGGAGAACGTCGTAGGAGAcaaagtgttggtgtgtgtgttccagtattCCTGGAATTCTCGAGTCGTGTATACAGCTGGGACGTTACAGGAGCGGCAACATCACATGATTCAAAAgaagtgaatgtgagagaaacTTGGGAGTGATATTACTGTAACTGATaacccagtctgtctgtctgtcagcctgcctgcctacctacctgtctgtctgtcttcttgcctgcctgtctgtctgtgcacctgtctgtctgtctgtctgtctgcctacctacctacctacctgtctttcttcctgtctgtcttcctgcctgcctacctgtttgtctgtctgtcttcctgtctgcctgtctatgcacctgcctgtctgtctttctgtctgtcttcctgcctgccttcctgtctgtctgcctgcctgtcttcctgtctgtctgcctgtctgcctacctgtctgtctatcttcctgcctgtctgtctgtctgccattacctgtttgcctgtcttcctgcctgtcttccttcctttctttcttcctgcctgtctgccttcttgcctgtctgtcttcctgcctgcctacctgcctgtctgtcttcttccctgcctgcctgtctgtgcagctgtctgtctgcctgcctacctacctacctgtttgtctgtcttcttgcctgcctgcctgtctgtctgtgcacctgtctgtctgcctgcctgcctgcctacctgtctgtttgtctgtctgtcttccttcttggctgtcttcctttctgtctgtcttcctgcctgcctacctgtttgtctgtctgtcttcctgtctgcctgtctgtgcacctgcctgtctaactgtttttctgtctgtcttcctgcctgcctgcctgtctgtctgcccacctgtctgtctatcttccctcctgtctgccttcttgcctgcctgtcttcctgtttgcctacctgtctgtctgtctgtcttcctacctgtctgcctgtgtgtctgactaCCTGGCTGTCTGTATgcctacctatctgtctgtttctctgtttgtctgcctgcctacctctCTGCCTACCTGCCTGCCCACATGCCTGCCTATCTGACTGCCCGTCTATCTGCccgtctacctgtctgtcttcctccctgtctgtctgtctgcaggtgATAAAAGCAGCAGTCAGCCAGTGTTCTTCATCCTGGAAGAGTTTGATCTGTTTGCTCATCATAAGAACCAGACGCTGCTGTACAACCTGCTGGATGTTTCTCAGTCTGCTCAGGCTCCTGTAGCTGTGGTGGGACTCACCTGCAGActagtatgtacacacacacacacacacacacttaatatacCTGTCACCAAAAAACGCCGCATGTTtataaaatctctgtatttttttcctgtttgtttattccagGACGTTCTTGAGCTCTTGGAAAAGTGTGTGAAGTCTCGTTTTTCCCACAGACAGAGTCACCTGTTGAGTTCTCTGACTTTCCGTCAGTATCGAGACGCCTTTCGGTCCGAGCTCACGCTGCAGGATGACTTCCCCGACAGCAAGTTCTCTCAGGAGTGGAACCTCTGCGTCTCGGTACGACACACCGCATCACGAACCTGAACTGAAGTGTTACACTGCTCACATGTGAACATACACACTGCTGGAGGAAGCTCACGTGTTTTCCTCGATTGTACATAGCACGTGTTCTCTCTCCTCGTCTTCCTcaccactgatgatgatgatgatgatgagggagtAATTATAATGATCCAATTCTAACCATGACAACCATGATTTGACCAAGCATGACCaattagagtaaaataaaaatatctaaaggcttaatatatatatatatatatatatatacaggtgcaaagttgatttatttcagtaattcaattcaacaagtgaaactgctgtattatatagagccattacacacagactgatatatctcaagtgtttatttcttttaatttggacgattatggcttacagctaatgaaaacccaaacttcagtatctcagaaaatttaaatattgtgaaaaagttcaatattggagactcatggtgtcgcactctaatcagctaattaacttaaaatacctgcaaaggtttcctgagcctttaaatgtctctcagtctggtccagtaggctacacagtcatggggaagactgctgacttgacagacaTCCAGAAGACGGTCATTGAGACCCTGCACATGGAGGGTAagacacaaaaggtcattgctgaagaagctggatgttcacagagtgctgtgtcCAAGCACGTTAATGAAATTTTAATGGAAAGAAAGTGTGATAGAAAAGGTGCAGAAACaacagggataaccgcagccttgagaggattgtgaaACGAAGCCCCTTCAAGAATCTGGGGGAGATTCACAAGGAGTGGACTGCAGCTGGAGTCAGTCGCATTCCTTGTGTCAAGCcagtcctgaaccagagacgatATCAGAGGTGTCTTACCTGGGCTAAGGACAAAAaggac from Hemibagrus wyckioides isolate EC202008001 unplaced genomic scaffold, SWU_Hwy_1.0 Contig10, whole genome shotgun sequence includes:
- the LOC131349735 gene encoding origin recognition complex subunit 4-like; the protein is MCVNVCRGSAGVCCKNIDFKVLSAVVCTLHANLCFKIVLLMSEGPESAEGKPMGLESKYKHLLELLRRTAVHGESNSLHIIGPCGSVKTMLLRCALRELLDLQEVKMNVLQVHLSSLLQMDDRIALREITRQLQLENVVGDKVLVCVFQYSVFLPVCLSAGDKSSSQPVFFILEEFDLFAHHKNQTLLYNLLDVSQSAQAPVAVVGLTCRLDVLELLEKCVKSRFSHRQSHLLSSLTFRQYRDAFRSELTLQDDFPDSKFSQEWNLCVSVRHTASRT